In one Grus americana isolate bGruAme1 chromosome 1, bGruAme1.mat, whole genome shotgun sequence genomic region, the following are encoded:
- the RBBP7 gene encoding histone-binding protein RBBP7: MASKEVLEDTVEERVISEEYKIWKKNTPFLYDLVMTHALEWPSLTVQWLPDVTRPEGKDYALHWLVLGTHTSDEQNHLVVARVQIPNDDQFDASQYDSEKGEFGGFGSVTGKIETEIKINHEGEVNRARYMPQNPCIIATKTPSADVLVFDYTKHPSKPDPSGECNPDLRLRGHQKEGYGLSWNSNLSGHLLSASDDHTVCLWDISAGPKEGKIVDAKAIFTGHSAVVEDVAWHLLHESLFGSVADDQKLMIWDTRSNTTSKPSHSVDAHTAEVNCLSFNPYSEFILATGSADKTVALWDLRNLKLKLHSFESHKDEIFQVHWSPHNETILASSGTDRRLNVWDLSKIGEEQSAEDAEDGPPELLFIHGGHTAKISDFSWNPNEPWVICSVSEDNIMQIWQMAENIYNDEEPDIAATELEGQGT, encoded by the exons ATGGCGAGCAAAGAAG TGCTGGAGGATACGGTGGAGGAGCGCGTCATCAGCGAAGAGTACAagatctggaagaaaaacaccCCCTTCTTGTACGACCTGGTGATGACACATGCTCTGGAGTGGCCCAGTCTCACCGTGCAGTGGCTGCCTGATGTGACCAG GCCAGAAGGAAAGGATTATGCTCTACACTGGCTGGTTTTGGGAACACACACGTCTGATGAACAGAACCACCTGGTTGTTGCAAGAGTCCAGATTCCCAATGATGATCAGTTTGATGCTTCGCAATATGACAGTGAGAAAGGAG AGTTTGGTGGCTTTGGATCTGTGACTGGCAAAATTGAAACAGAGATTAAAATTAACCATGAAGGTGAAGTAAACCGTGCTCGTTACATGCCACAGAATCCGTGCATCATTGCTACAAAAACACCATCTGCTGATGTGTTGGTATTTGACTACACTAAACATCCTTCAAAACCAG accCAAGTGGAGAGTGTAATCCTGATCTTAGGTTAAGAGGGCACCAGAAGGAAGGCTATGGCTTATCATGGAACTCAAATTTGAGTGGACATCTTCTCAGTGCATCAGATGATCAT ACTGTGTGTTTATGGGATATAAGTGCTGGACCAAAAGAAGGCAAAATTGTTGATGCAAAAGCAATCTTTACTGGGCACTCTGCAGTAGTAGAAGACGTGGCATGGCATCTGCTCCATGAATCTCTGTTTGGATCTGTGGCGGATGATCAGAAGCTTATGAT TTGGGACACAAGATCTAATACCACGTCCAAGCCAAGTCATTCTGTAGATGCTCATACAGCTGAGGTCAACTGTCTGTCCTTCAATCCTTACAGCGAGTTCATTCTAGCAACTGGTTCTGCTGACAAG ACAGTGGCTCTATGGGATCTTCGAAACTTAAAATTGAAACTCCATTCTTTTGAGTCTCATAAAGATGAAATTTTTCAG GTTCACTGGTCTCCTCATAATGAAACAATTCTTGCTTCAAGTGGTACTGATCGTCGGCTTAACGTATGGGATCTAAG TAAAATTGGAGAAGAGCAGTCTGCAGAGGATGCAGAAGATGGACCTCCTGAGCTGCTG tttATTCATGGAGGACACACTGCcaaaatttcagatttcagttGGAATCCTAATGAGCCTTGGGTAATCTGTTCTGTGTCGGAGGACAACATAATGCAGATATGGCAAATG GCAGAAAACATTTACAATGATGAAGAACCAGATATAGCAGCAACTGAACTGGAGGGTCAAGGAACATAA